Proteins from one Malaya genurostris strain Urasoe2022 chromosome 2, Malgen_1.1, whole genome shotgun sequence genomic window:
- the LOC131428364 gene encoding uncharacterized protein LOC131428364, whose translation MAKSVKFVIYRPLTMLSLWLLLGCTTQAQSTGNATITVTSPLSSSSSSFSMSPELPPEPKFRFLRPTFTRTELKVARSLDPDNVQKLNVRSNNGRMVEIIVKKRDEKSGISWGVPLSQNSRPTASDGYRVTGDNSPGSMDIINAFLEHVNRIERPARYYEDESSIKNDRRPVRIAVSNRPVDETMAANVPAPVVVNSDAVYMKDNPFGNKTKKKPRALQEIGEDGIPVVHGIRVPDDEADKKQVWRNARVINGELVPYEKGHIPKRMEGTGDAYGQLIFARPSSGETGRRRSIGPFTTADNFPLNDKPKSFGPFSVEDNLRSSVRVNDADPMPMVRMPANIGPFSRADNARVSNAKLIDYIKKINDQESRKHYYMARTPNKEIFAEQPKIQRRMLQNPGNPVYPVSKLYSFPGSNQQQNELEDSRKPVLQYAHPELGVQPAKFVPPENKPTPKATKKIINVEFAKHNDHSPFAIEPAMMGKDYYDHPPGVKFPTKAPYDELYQPVKMPATYPYTYGFIRRVKPERPLWMKLTEKVKDSFQTGIHTVHEFTKPVLDPLVEAGHKISKNLGFVKKTNEAKDKADLVVAPATGSIVLPALGMLAGGAALGLGAVAVGRFFDLDMLRRSGEQLVMELDELQHKRALEGTESRPDKYYLFVPSTAVTRLDPVENVMESRRSKRSVDGSYQLLDDSAAQDNEIFRNDKFDDQGDVIEIIDLKLPEDVSEESTDDNVQFLGNTDRMLRNRRRRAIEGEDAEVFGQTLQDVERDLPRPSRVAFEQQLKQTDWKNPSCAKRTFCLVMVHQGADDVVLMEKKMYTMLEMMHPTLGATLTNHLSEVTDAIRQHDCERFVCHQRT comes from the coding sequence ATTTATCGACCCCTGACGATGCTAAGTCTCTGGCTTTTGCTCGGCTGTACCACCCAAGCACAATCCACCGGAAATGCTACCATAACCGTAACATCACCGTTAtcctcgtcatcgtcgtcgttttCGATGTCTCCCGAACTGCCACCGGAACCAAAGTTTCGATTTCTGCGACCGACCTTTACCCGAACAGAACTGAAAGTGGCCCGAAGTCTCGACCCGGACAATGTTCAAAAGCTGAACGTTCGTTCGAATAACGGTCGGATGGTTGAAATAATCGTGAAGAAGCGAGACGAAAAGAGTGGAATTTCCTGGGGAGTTCCGTTGTCCCAAAACAGCAGACCGACtgcttccgatggataccgagTCACGGGTGACAACTCGCCAGGATCTATGGACATAATTAACGCATTTCTGGAGCACGTGAATCGAATCGAACGACCGGCTAGGTATTACGAAGACGAAAGTTCGATCAAGAACGATCGACGACCGGTCCGAATAGCGGTCAGTAACCGTCCAGTTGATGAAACTATGGCTGCCAATGTCCCTGCACCTGTCGTCGTCAATTCGGACGCTGTTTATATGAAAGATAATCCATTCGGTAATAAAACTAAAAAGAAGCCCAGAGCTTTACAGGAAATAGGAGAAGATGGAATTCCGGTAGTGCACGGAATTCGAGTACCGGATGATGAGGCAGATAAAAAACAGGTATGGAGAAATGCTCGAGTAATCAACGGCGAACTGGTACCGTACGAAAAAGGTCACATTCCGAAACGGATGGAAGGTACGGGAGACGCCTATGGTCAGCTGATATTTGCCCGTCCATCAAGTGGTGAAACGGGACGAAGACGCAGCATCGGTCCATTCACGACAGCCGATAATTTTCCTTTGAATGACAAACCGAAAAGTTTCGGCCCATTCAGCGTGGAAGACAATTTGCGATCCAGTGTGCGAGTTAACGATGCGGATCCGATGCCAATGGTGAGGATGCCGGCGAACATTGGCCCCTTTTCGCGAGCAGACAATGCCCGGGTTTCGAACGCTAAGTTGATCgactacatcaaaaaaattaacgaTCAGGAAAGTCGAAAGCACTACTACATGGCGAGGACACCGAACAAAGAGATTTTTGCAGAAcaacccaaaattcaacgaagaATGCTGCAGAATCCAGGAAATCCGGTCTATCCGGTTTCGAAACTGTACTCGTTCCCGGGTTCCAATCAGCAACAGAACGAATTGGAAGATTCGCGAAAACCAGTGCTTCAATACGCCCATCCAGAGTTGGGTGTGCAGCCGGCGAAGTTTGTCCCTCCGGAAAACAAACCAACTCCAAAGGctacgaaaaaaattattaatgtgGAGTTCGCTAAACACAACGATCACTCTCCGTTCGCAATCGAACCGGCAATGATGGGTAAAGATTATTATGACCATCCGCCCGGTGTCAAGTTTCCGACAAAAGCTCCCTACGACGAACTGTACCAGCCGGTCAAAATGCCGGCAACCTATCCGTACACCTACGGATTCATCCGTCGTGTGAAACCCGAACGACCGCTCTGGATGAAGCTAACGGAAAAAGTGAAAGATAGTTTTCAAACCGGAATCCACACGGTGCACGAATTCACAAAACCGGTGCTGGATCCGCTCGTCGAGGCCGGTCACAAAATATCCAAAAATTTGGGATTTGTCAAGAAGACTAATGAAGCTAAGGACAAAGCTGATCTGGTGGTGGCACCAGCTACAGGTTCAATTGTTCTGCCGGCTTTAGGTATGCTCGCCGGTGGAGCTGCGCTGGGACTCGGGGCCGTCGCTGTTGGTCGATTTTTCGATCTGGATATGCTGCGAAGATCCGGCGAGCAGCTCGTTATGGAATTGGATGAACTGCAGCACAAACGAGCTCTAGAAGGAACCGAATCTCGTCCAGATAAATACTATCTGTTCGTTCCGTCGACGGCCGTCACCCGGTTGGATCCGGTGGAAAATGTGATGGAATCACGCCGCTCAAAACGATCCGTGGATGGCAGTTATCAGCTTTTGGATGACAGCGCTGCACAGGacaatgaaatttttcgtaacgacAAATTCGATGATCAGGGTGATGTGATCGAAATCATCGACCTAAAGTTGCCGGAGGATGTAAGCGAGGAGTCAACCGATGACAATGTGCAATTTTTAGGTAACACGGATAGGATGCTTCGCAATAGGCGAAGGCGAGCTATCGAGGGCGAGGATGCTGAGGTTTTTGGTCAAACACTGCAAGATGTGGAACGTGATCTCCCTCGTCCGTCGCGGGTGGCATTCGAGCAGCAGCTCAAGCAGACCGATTGGAAAAATCCTTCCTGTGCCAAAAGAACCTTTTGTCTGGTCATGGTCCATCAAGGGGCCGACGACGTGGTGCTGATGGAGAAGAAAATGTACACCATGCTGGAGAT